A stretch of Bubalus bubalis isolate 160015118507 breed Murrah chromosome 19, NDDB_SH_1, whole genome shotgun sequence DNA encodes these proteins:
- the HMGCS1 gene encoding hydroxymethylglutaryl-CoA synthase, cytoplasmic — protein sequence MPGSLPLNAEACWPKDVGIVALEIYFPSQYVDQAELEKYDGVDAGKYTIGLGQAKMGFCTDREDINSLCMTVVQNLMERNSLSYDCIGRLEVGTETIIDKSKSVKTNLMQLFEESGNTDIEGIDTTNACYGGTAAVFNAVNWIESSSWDGRYALVVAGDIAVYATGNARPTGGVGAVAMLIGPNAPLIFERGLRGTHMQHAYDFYKPDMLSEYPIVDGKLSIQCYLSALDRCYSVYRKKIRARWQKEGNDRDFTLNDFGFMIFHSPYCKLVQKSLARMLLNDFLNDQNRDKNSIYSGLEAFGDVKLEDTYFDRDVEKAFMKASSELFNQKTKASLLVSNQNGNMYTSSVYGSLASVLAQYSPQQLAGKRIGVFSYGSGLAATLYSLKVTQDATPGSALDKIVASICDLKSRLDSRTCVAPDIFAENMKLREDTHHLANYIPQSSIDSLFEGTWYLVRVDEKHRRTYARRPSLNDDTLDEGVGLVHPSTTAEHIPSPAKKVPRLPATAAEVAAAVVSNGQH from the exons ATGCCTGGGTCGCTTCCTTTGAATGCAGAAGCCTGCTGGCCCAAAGATGTGGGAATTGTTGCCCTTGAGATCTATTTTCCTTCTCAATATGTTGATCAAGCAGAGTTGGAAAAATACGATGGTGTAGATGCTGGAAAGTATACTATTGGCTTGGGCCAAGCCAAGATGGGCTTCTGCACAGATAGAGAAGATATCAACTCTCTGTGCATGACTGTGGTCCAGAATCTTATGGAGAGAAATAGCCTTTCTTATGACTGCATTGGGCGGCTAGAAGTTGGGACGGAGACAATCATCGACAAATCAAAGTCAGTGAAGACGAATTTGATGCAGCTCTTTGAGGAGTCTGGGAATACGGATATAGAAGGAATAGACACAACTAATGCATGCTATGGAGGCACAGCCGCTGTCTTTAATGCTGTTAACTGGATTGAGTCCAGCTCTTGGGATG gACGGTATGCCCTGGTAGTTGCAGGGGATATTGCTGTATACGCCACAGGAAATGCCAGACCTACAGGTGGAGTTGGAGCCGTTGCTATGCTAATTGGGCCTAATGCACCTTTAATTTTTGAACGAG GACTTCGTGGGACACATATGCAACATGCCTATGACTTTTACAAGCCTGATATGCTTTCTGAATATCCTATAGTAGATGGAAAACTGTCCATACAGTGCTACCTCAGTGCATTAGACCGCTGCTATTCTGTCTACCGCAAGAAGATCCGTGCCCGGTGGCAGAAAG AGGGAAATGATAGAGATTTCACCTTGAATGATTTTGGTTTCATGATATTCCACTCACCCTATTGTAAACTGGTTCAGAAATCTCTAGCTCGAATGTTGCTGAATGACTTCCTTAATGACCAGAACAGAGATAAAAATAGTATCTACAGCGGCCTAGAAGCCTTTGG GGATGTTAAATTAGAAGATACCTACTTTGACAGAGATGTGGAAAAGGCATTTATGAAAGCTAGTTCAGAACTCTTCAATCAGAAAACAAAGGCATCTTTGCTTGTGtcaaatcaaaatggaaatatgTACACATCTTCAGTGTATGGCTCCCTGGCTTCTGTTCTCGCACA GTACTCACCTCAGCAGCTGGCAGGAAAGAGGATCGGCGTGTTTTCTTACGGTTCTGGTTTGGCTGCCACTCTGTACTCCCTCAAAGTTACACAAGATGCTACACCAG GGTCCGCTCTTGATAAAATAGTAGCAAGCATATGTGATCTTAAGTCAAGGCTTGACTCAAGAACTTGCGTGGCACCAGATATTTTTGCTGAAAACATGAAGCTCCGAGAGGATACTCATCACTTGG CCAACTACATTCCCCAGAGTTCCATAGATTCCCTCTTTGAAGGAACATGGTACCTAGTTCGAGTAGAcgaaaaacacagaagaacttacGCTCGGCGCCCCTCTCTAAACGACGACACTTTGGATGAGGGAGTAGGCCTTGTGCACCCAAGCACTACAGCCGAG catatTCCAAGCCCTGCTAAGAAGGTGCCAAGACTCCCTGCAACAGCGGCAGAAGTGGCAGCAGCTGTCGTCAGTAACGGGCAGCATTAG